The following proteins are co-located in the Conyzicola lurida genome:
- a CDS encoding aromatic amino acid lyase, producing the protein MPILSRQAITTADVVAVSREAARVGFASILERDLQASRDVVEDVLAAGLPVYGLNTELGAGRNVVVSNDTLEEYQRRTIRNSGGGIGAPLSFEQTRAVIFARLAGFSRGGAGVTVALAAQYRELLNRDVYPLVPRTGSVGAADLTQLAAIAAVATGTGFAFVDGAVVPGADALAAVGLEPVTLQPHEAIAALSANSYSIGVASLVLDDLRGLARAADLTVALSLVALAGHGAGGNLSPFDERIQAAHAVGPQAVSAGRIRSLLASSSLAAGVTSTQDAISFRSVPQVHGSFGVAIARLSQALELELNSRTENPLVDVASQSLVSGGNFFALELALALENLRVVVGHVAAMSERRISQLSTLGVALRRSGSAVVPGLLWYSAAAELSEIRHLAGAVTLSGSSLSEGVEDHSSNAVLALQALERSVELLGSILAIEAACAVELIEVGEADAGELLAPVVADVGESLRFESPLADRVSAVLSRLVSFGR; encoded by the coding sequence GTGCCCATACTCTCTCGCCAAGCGATCACCACGGCCGATGTCGTCGCCGTCTCCCGGGAGGCGGCCCGCGTCGGGTTCGCCTCGATCCTCGAGCGCGACCTGCAGGCGTCGCGGGACGTCGTGGAGGACGTGCTGGCCGCGGGCCTCCCGGTCTACGGGCTCAACACCGAACTCGGCGCCGGGCGCAACGTCGTCGTGTCGAACGACACGCTCGAGGAGTACCAGCGCCGCACGATCCGCAACAGCGGCGGGGGCATCGGTGCGCCGCTGTCGTTCGAGCAGACGCGCGCCGTGATCTTCGCGCGGCTGGCCGGGTTCAGCCGCGGGGGCGCGGGCGTCACCGTCGCGCTCGCGGCGCAGTACCGCGAGCTGCTCAACCGCGACGTGTACCCGCTGGTGCCCCGCACCGGTTCGGTCGGCGCCGCGGACCTGACCCAGCTCGCCGCGATCGCGGCCGTCGCCACCGGTACCGGGTTCGCGTTCGTCGACGGCGCCGTGGTGCCGGGTGCCGACGCCCTCGCCGCCGTGGGGCTCGAGCCCGTCACGCTGCAGCCGCACGAGGCGATCGCCGCGCTCAGCGCCAACAGCTACAGCATCGGCGTCGCGTCGCTCGTGCTCGACGACCTGCGCGGCCTGGCCAGAGCTGCCGACCTCACCGTCGCCCTCTCGCTCGTCGCGCTCGCGGGACACGGGGCCGGCGGCAACCTCTCGCCGTTCGACGAGCGGATACAGGCCGCTCACGCGGTCGGCCCGCAGGCGGTATCGGCCGGGCGCATCCGGTCGCTGCTCGCGTCGTCGTCGCTCGCCGCCGGGGTCACCTCGACCCAGGACGCGATCTCGTTCCGCTCGGTACCGCAGGTGCACGGGTCGTTCGGGGTCGCGATCGCGCGGCTGTCGCAGGCACTGGAGCTGGAACTCAACTCGCGCACCGAGAACCCGCTCGTCGACGTCGCATCGCAGTCGCTGGTGTCGGGCGGCAACTTCTTCGCCCTCGAACTCGCCCTCGCGCTCGAGAACCTGCGCGTCGTCGTCGGTCACGTCGCCGCGATGAGCGAGCGCCGCATCTCGCAGCTGTCGACGCTCGGGGTGGCGCTGCGGCGGTCGGGCTCGGCGGTCGTTCCCGGGCTGCTCTGGTATTCGGCGGCGGCGGAGCTCAGCGAGATCCGCCACCTCGCCGGTGCGGTCACGCTGTCGGGATCGTCGCTCTCGGAGGGCGTCGAGGACCACTCGTCGAACGCGGTGCTCGCGCTGCAGGCGCTCGAACGCTCGGTCGAGCTGCTCGGCTCCATTCTCGCGATCGAAGCCGCGTGCGCGGTCGAGCTGATCGAGGTCGGGGAGGCGGACGCGGGGGAGCTGCTCGCACCGGTCGTCGCGGATGTGGGCGAGTCGCTGCGGTTCGAGTCGCCGCTGGCGGACCGCGTGAGCGCGGTGCTGTCGCGGCTGGTGTCGTTCGGCCGCTGA
- a CDS encoding GNAT family N-acetyltransferase, with protein MPHQFLYTRYDDPRARPLLDELAREYDDRYGTNDGIPSSVELTRYPAELFAPETGGTFFLVVRDGEVVAGGAFKRTDDATAEIKRVWTSSLHRRQGLARIVMAELEREAASRGYREVALTTGARQPEAVALYLSLGYEPQFDLDGDYEAVGYLAFRKELA; from the coding sequence GTGCCTCACCAGTTCCTCTACACCCGCTACGACGACCCTCGCGCCCGTCCGCTCTTAGACGAGCTCGCGCGCGAATACGACGACCGTTACGGCACCAACGACGGCATCCCGTCGTCCGTGGAACTCACCCGCTACCCCGCCGAACTTTTCGCGCCCGAGACCGGCGGCACGTTCTTCCTGGTCGTGCGCGACGGCGAGGTCGTCGCCGGCGGCGCTTTCAAGCGAACGGATGACGCGACCGCCGAGATCAAGCGGGTGTGGACGTCATCGCTGCACCGCCGGCAGGGTCTCGCCCGCATCGTGATGGCGGAACTCGAACGGGAAGCGGCATCCCGCGGCTACCGCGAGGTCGCGCTCACCACCGGCGCGCGCCAGCCCGAGGCCGTCGCGCTCTACCTGAGCCTGGGCTACGAGCCGCAGTTCGACCTCGACGGCGACTACGAGGCGGTCGGGTACCTGGCGTTCCGCAAGGAGCTGGCCTAG
- the hrpA gene encoding ATP-dependent RNA helicase HrpA yields MSDQPFVISFPPDLPVSQRREDIERAIRENQVVIIAGATGSGKTTQIPKMLLSMGYESIGHTQPRRIAARTISERIAEELGQEVGELVGYQVRFTDRVGAGTKIKLMTDGILLNQIHRDRDLKKYDAIIIDEAHERSLTVDFLLGYLKQLMPRRPDLKIIITSATIDPGSFSRHFDDAPIIEVSGRTFPVEVRFRPLVAESAAEPVEAKRSSTGSGTGVDKADAPDVDLDPIEGINAALDELAREGTGDVLVFLSGEAEIRDAEDAIRGRNLPNTEVLPLYGRLSSADQHKVFQPPTQAGTRRRIVLATNVAETSLTVPGIKYVIDAGTARISRYSVRSKIQRLPIEAISQASANQRSGRSGRTSDGIAIRLYSEEDFAKRPEFTEPEILRTNLAAVILQMISLGLGDIARFPFLQPPDSRGIKDGLDLLRELGAVEGAGETPRLTQVGKQLSQLPIDPRLARMIIESKKHGTTREVMAIVAGLSIQDPRERPLEKRPQADQAHARFTDPTSDFLSLLKLWDYIKERQTELSGNQFRRMCRSEYLNYLRIREWEDVYKQLTRLAKQLGLHVGEPHTNPDGIHRSLLAGLLSQIGLKDVAKKDYVGARQSRFVIFPGSALAKKQPAAIMSAELVETSRLFARVNGAIDPAWAEQIAGDLVKRSYSEPHWEKRQGAIVAYERVTLYGVPIVLKRRVQFSRIDPAYARELFIRHALVEGDLVAETLKGRDWDFDRANRALRKELAELEERTRRRDILFDDEAIFEFYNRRIPADVASTKSFEGWWKKERQTQPGFLTMTAENLVDEPEATVDEDAFPSVWHQGDQRLALTYRFEPGATDDGVTVNVPIALLASLHPDGFDWQVPGFREDLVTALIKSLPKEIRRNVVPAGDWARKLLAAAPAATDLALAQYLAEEIRRQTYTTVDASDFDIERVPAHLRVTFAAIDERGKVTASSKTLSSLQVQLKSTVRASVAKASVTPKSDLERGGLTTWDFDELPRVLDTTHGSGVIRAYPSLVDEGKTVAIRLQSTPEDQAKAMKAGVRRMLLLAIPAPTAYVQQHLTAAEKLSLATSPYKSTNDLFADCMAACIDEVLGDEAIFTRAQFEAARDRVSATIVDGLFATVAQVSAILLAARAAEKLISQTSSMALLSPLSDAREQVGDLVYPGFVAATGTAQLRRLPVYLAALSHRITRLAENLGRDRAWLLEVQEATQRYISAGGDLPLPVDAPEHLRHARWMLEELRVSLFAQHLPTAEPVSLQRITKVLAGG; encoded by the coding sequence ATGTCTGACCAGCCCTTTGTGATCTCCTTCCCGCCCGACCTCCCCGTGAGCCAGCGCCGGGAGGACATCGAGCGCGCCATCCGCGAGAACCAGGTCGTGATCATCGCGGGCGCGACCGGCTCCGGCAAGACGACGCAGATCCCGAAGATGCTGCTCTCGATGGGGTACGAGAGCATCGGCCATACGCAGCCGCGCCGCATCGCCGCGCGCACGATCTCCGAGCGCATCGCCGAGGAGCTCGGCCAGGAGGTCGGCGAACTCGTCGGCTACCAGGTGCGCTTCACCGACCGCGTCGGCGCCGGTACCAAGATCAAGCTGATGACCGACGGCATTCTGCTCAACCAGATCCACCGCGACCGCGATCTCAAGAAGTACGACGCGATCATCATCGACGAGGCGCACGAGCGCAGCCTCACCGTCGACTTCCTGCTCGGCTACCTCAAGCAGCTCATGCCGCGGCGGCCCGACCTCAAGATCATCATCACCAGCGCGACCATCGACCCGGGCAGCTTCTCCCGGCACTTCGACGACGCCCCGATCATCGAGGTCTCGGGGCGCACGTTCCCGGTCGAGGTGCGTTTCAGGCCGTTGGTGGCGGAATCGGCCGCTGAGCCTGTCGAAGCGAAGCGCTCTTCGACAGGCTCAGGGACCGGTGTCGACAAGGCGGACGCCCCCGACGTCGACCTCGACCCGATCGAGGGCATCAATGCCGCACTCGACGAGCTCGCCCGTGAGGGAACCGGCGACGTGCTGGTCTTCCTCAGCGGCGAGGCCGAGATCCGCGACGCCGAAGACGCCATCCGCGGCCGCAACCTGCCGAACACCGAGGTACTCCCTCTCTACGGCCGCCTGTCGAGCGCGGACCAGCACAAGGTCTTCCAACCGCCGACGCAGGCCGGCACACGCCGCCGCATCGTGCTCGCCACCAACGTCGCCGAGACCAGCCTCACCGTGCCCGGCATCAAGTACGTCATCGACGCCGGCACCGCGCGCATCTCGCGTTACAGCGTGCGCTCCAAGATCCAACGCCTGCCGATCGAGGCGATTTCGCAGGCGTCGGCGAACCAGCGTTCCGGCCGTTCCGGACGCACCAGCGACGGCATCGCCATCCGCCTCTACAGCGAAGAGGACTTCGCCAAGCGGCCCGAGTTCACCGAACCGGAGATCCTCCGCACGAACCTCGCCGCCGTCATCCTGCAAATGATCTCCCTGGGTCTCGGCGACATCGCCCGGTTCCCGTTCCTGCAGCCGCCGGACTCCCGCGGCATCAAGGACGGCCTCGACCTGCTGCGCGAGCTCGGCGCGGTCGAGGGCGCCGGCGAGACCCCGCGCCTCACCCAGGTCGGCAAGCAGCTCTCCCAGCTGCCGATCGACCCGCGTCTCGCGCGCATGATCATCGAGTCGAAGAAACACGGCACCACGCGCGAGGTCATGGCGATCGTCGCGGGCCTCTCCATCCAGGACCCGCGAGAGCGCCCGCTCGAGAAGCGCCCGCAGGCCGACCAGGCGCACGCCCGGTTCACCGACCCGACGAGCGACTTCCTCAGCCTGCTCAAGCTCTGGGACTACATCAAGGAACGCCAGACCGAGCTGAGCGGCAACCAGTTCCGCCGCATGTGCCGCTCCGAGTACCTCAACTACCTGCGCATCCGCGAGTGGGAGGACGTCTACAAGCAGCTCACCCGCCTCGCGAAACAGCTCGGCCTGCACGTCGGCGAACCGCACACGAACCCCGACGGCATCCACCGCTCCCTGCTGGCCGGCCTGCTCAGCCAGATAGGGCTGAAGGACGTCGCGAAGAAGGACTACGTCGGGGCACGGCAGTCGCGCTTCGTCATCTTTCCCGGCTCGGCCCTCGCGAAGAAGCAGCCCGCCGCGATCATGAGCGCCGAGCTCGTCGAGACCTCGCGGCTGTTCGCCCGGGTCAACGGCGCGATCGACCCCGCGTGGGCCGAGCAGATCGCGGGCGACCTGGTGAAGCGCAGCTATTCCGAGCCGCACTGGGAGAAGCGCCAGGGCGCCATCGTCGCCTACGAGCGGGTCACGCTGTACGGCGTGCCGATCGTGCTCAAGCGCCGTGTGCAGTTCTCGCGCATCGACCCGGCGTACGCGCGCGAGCTGTTCATCCGTCACGCGCTGGTCGAGGGCGACCTCGTGGCCGAGACGCTCAAGGGGCGCGACTGGGACTTCGACCGGGCCAACCGGGCGCTGCGGAAAGAGCTGGCCGAGCTCGAGGAGCGCACGCGTCGCCGCGACATCCTGTTCGACGACGAGGCGATCTTCGAGTTCTACAACCGCAGGATTCCGGCGGATGTCGCGTCGACGAAGTCCTTCGAGGGCTGGTGGAAGAAGGAGCGGCAGACGCAGCCCGGCTTCCTGACGATGACCGCCGAGAACCTCGTGGACGAGCCGGAAGCGACCGTCGACGAGGACGCGTTCCCGAGCGTCTGGCACCAGGGCGACCAGCGCCTCGCGCTCACCTACCGCTTCGAGCCGGGCGCGACGGACGACGGCGTGACCGTCAACGTGCCGATCGCCCTGCTCGCCTCACTGCACCCCGACGGTTTCGACTGGCAGGTGCCGGGATTCCGCGAGGATCTCGTGACGGCGCTCATCAAGAGCCTGCCGAAGGAGATCCGTCGCAACGTGGTGCCCGCGGGCGACTGGGCGCGCAAGCTGCTCGCCGCCGCCCCCGCCGCGACCGACCTCGCGCTCGCCCAGTACCTCGCCGAGGAGATCCGCCGCCAGACCTACACGACCGTCGACGCCTCGGACTTCGACATCGAGCGCGTGCCCGCCCACCTGCGGGTCACCTTCGCCGCGATCGACGAGCGCGGCAAGGTCACCGCGTCGTCGAAGACCCTCAGCTCGCTGCAGGTGCAGCTCAAGTCGACGGTGCGCGCGAGCGTCGCGAAGGCGTCGGTCACCCCGAAGAGCGACCTCGAACGCGGCGGGCTGACCACGTGGGACTTCGACGAGCTGCCCAGGGTGCTCGATACCACGCACGGCAGCGGCGTCATCCGGGCCTACCCGTCTCTCGTCGACGAGGGCAAGACCGTCGCCATCCGGCTGCAGAGCACGCCCGAGGACCAGGCCAAGGCGATGAAGGCCGGCGTGCGGCGGATGCTGCTGCTGGCGATCCCCGCACCGACCGCGTACGTGCAGCAGCACCTCACGGCGGCCGAGAAACTGTCACTCGCGACGAGCCCCTACAAGTCGACCAACGACCTGTTCGCCGACTGCATGGCGGCGTGCATCGACGAGGTGCTGGGCGACGAGGCGATCTTCACCAGGGCGCAGTTCGAGGCCGCCCGCGACCGGGTGTCGGCCACGATCGTCGACGGGCTGTTCGCCACGGTCGCGCAGGTGAGCGCGATCTTGCTCGCGGCGCGCGCCGCCGAGAAACTCATCTCGCAGACATCGAGCATGGCGCTGCTGTCGCCGCTCTCCGACGCGCGCGAGCAGGTGGGCGACCTCGTGTATCCCGGCTTCGTCGCGGCGACAGGCACCGCGCAGTTGCGCCGGCTGCCCGTGTACCTCGCGGCGCTCTCGCACCGCATCACGCGTCTGGCCGAGAACCTCGGCCGCGACCGCGCGTGGCTGCTCGAGGTGCAGGAGGCGACGCAGCGCTACATCTCGGCCGGCGGCGACCTGCCGCTGCCCGTGGACGCCCCCGAGCACCTGCGGCATGCCCGCTGGATGCTCGAGGAGCTGCGCGTCTCGCTCTTCGCCCAGCACCTGCCCACCGCGGAGCCGGTGTCGCTGCAGCGCATCACGAAGGTGCTCGCCGGCGGCTGA
- a CDS encoding cyclophilin-like fold protein, giving the protein MTHRISLLLASAITVLLTASACALPDVDHPHAQLSISPPSVASLLGERLEFDDRMGTAQVARLSTPMDIEGVREFDYEAGDVAYWPDGRSVIVFLSEGRAVPDGGVVLIGKVTNGMDVLTGCASDCVATIDTAPTSDGGAA; this is encoded by the coding sequence ATGACCCACCGAATCTCTCTTCTCCTCGCATCCGCCATTACGGTTCTGCTGACCGCGTCGGCGTGCGCACTCCCCGACGTGGATCATCCCCACGCCCAGCTCTCCATCTCGCCGCCCTCGGTCGCCTCGCTGCTCGGGGAGCGACTGGAGTTCGACGACCGCATGGGCACCGCGCAAGTCGCCCGACTGTCGACGCCCATGGACATCGAGGGTGTGCGGGAATTCGACTACGAAGCGGGTGACGTCGCGTATTGGCCCGACGGCCGCAGCGTGATCGTGTTCCTCAGCGAGGGTCGCGCAGTCCCCGACGGCGGCGTGGTTCTGATCGGCAAAGTCACGAACGGCATGGACGTGCTGACCGGGTGTGCGTCCGACTGCGTCGCGACGATCGACACGGCGCCGACGAGCGACGGCGGCGCAGCTTAA
- a CDS encoding helix-turn-helix transcriptional regulator: MDDRVEIREFLMSRRARVEPADVGLPPGGDRRVPGLRRGEAAMLAGVSVEYYARLERGAVGGASEAVLDGIARALLMDDAEREHLYLLARRAVGVGNQARAKSNTAKAWAPAPSVQWFLDSMDTAVAMVGNGRTDLLAWNRLGGALMHEMIQTATTAPPNFARFLFLEPVARRFYPDWDTAAGMNVAMLRTEAGRDPHSKKLHDLVGELSTRSDHFRQLWSRHDVWHHATGTKAYNHAVVGDLTLHYDGLDLVAQPTAQVTVLTAEPGSADHEKLVLLGAWEASRAERSAMSAES; this comes from the coding sequence ATGGACGACCGAGTGGAGATCCGCGAATTCCTGATGTCACGTCGTGCTCGTGTCGAACCGGCCGACGTCGGGCTGCCGCCGGGCGGCGACCGCCGGGTGCCCGGGCTGCGACGCGGGGAAGCCGCGATGCTCGCCGGAGTGAGCGTCGAGTACTACGCGCGGCTGGAACGCGGAGCCGTCGGCGGGGCTTCCGAGGCGGTGCTCGACGGGATTGCGCGGGCCCTCCTGATGGATGACGCGGAACGCGAACACCTCTACCTCCTGGCCAGACGGGCCGTCGGTGTCGGAAATCAGGCCAGGGCGAAGTCCAATACGGCCAAAGCGTGGGCGCCGGCCCCGAGCGTTCAGTGGTTCCTCGACTCGATGGACACGGCGGTCGCGATGGTCGGCAACGGCCGCACCGACCTGCTCGCGTGGAACCGGCTCGGCGGAGCACTGATGCACGAGATGATCCAGACCGCCACAACCGCGCCCCCGAACTTCGCCCGATTCCTATTCCTCGAGCCCGTCGCCCGTCGGTTCTATCCGGACTGGGACACCGCGGCAGGCATGAACGTGGCGATGCTGCGCACCGAAGCCGGACGCGATCCGCACAGCAAAAAACTGCACGACCTCGTCGGAGAACTGTCGACGCGCAGCGACCACTTTCGGCAGTTGTGGAGCAGGCACGACGTGTGGCACCACGCGACCGGCACCAAGGCGTACAACCACGCGGTCGTCGGCGATCTCACCCTGCACTACGACGGTCTCGATCTGGTGGCCCAACCGACCGCGCAGGTCACCGTACTCACCGCTGAGCCCGGATCGGCCGACCACGAGAAGCTTGTGCTTCTCGGCGCCTGGGAAGCCTCGCGCGCCGAACGGTCCGCGATGTCCGCCGAATCCTGA
- a CDS encoding DapH/DapD/GlmU-related protein, with the protein MQLDQLLDALNASRTITAGSPLHLAMHAVSQDALRVTGELNAGYHEPERVRELLTHLTGRSIDESVTVFPPFYADFGKNIVLGRGVFINAGCTFQDQGGVTIGDDCLVGHNVVFATLNHDLDPAHRADLHPAPISVGRNVWIGSNATILPGVTIGDDAVVAAAAVVTKDVPAGAVVVGSPARVVRTVV; encoded by the coding sequence ATGCAACTCGATCAATTGCTCGATGCGCTCAATGCATCGCGAACCATCACGGCGGGGTCACCGCTGCACCTCGCTATGCACGCCGTGAGCCAAGACGCCCTGAGAGTCACCGGCGAACTCAACGCGGGCTATCACGAACCGGAACGAGTGCGTGAGCTGCTGACGCACCTCACCGGCCGGTCAATCGATGAGTCGGTGACAGTGTTCCCGCCGTTCTACGCAGACTTCGGCAAGAACATCGTCCTCGGCAGGGGCGTGTTCATCAACGCGGGATGCACGTTCCAAGACCAGGGCGGCGTCACCATCGGCGACGACTGCCTGGTCGGACACAACGTGGTGTTCGCCACGCTCAACCACGACCTCGACCCTGCCCACCGCGCCGATCTGCATCCGGCGCCCATCTCCGTCGGTCGAAACGTGTGGATCGGATCGAACGCGACGATCCTGCCCGGGGTCACGATCGGAGACGACGCGGTGGTCGCTGCAGCGGCAGTCGTCACGAAAGACGTGCCGGCCGGCGCCGTCGTCGTCGGATCGCCGGCTCGAGTGGTCCGCACAGTCGTATAG
- a CDS encoding transcriptional regulator yields the protein MDELDPVIHAQARLRIMAALSTLELDGSISFPRLQELLDMTAGNLSTHLRKLEDASYVDITKTHKGRTPITYLGLSKKGRRAFEDYMDTLRTVLGEQP from the coding sequence GTGGATGAGCTCGACCCGGTCATCCACGCCCAGGCCCGCCTGCGCATCATGGCGGCGCTCTCGACCCTCGAACTCGACGGTTCCATCTCGTTCCCGCGCCTGCAGGAACTGCTCGACATGACCGCCGGCAACCTGTCGACCCACCTGCGCAAGCTCGAGGACGCCAGCTACGTCGACATCACCAAGACCCACAAGGGTCGCACCCCGATCACCTACCTCGGCCTGAGCAAAAAGGGCCGGCGGGCGTTCGAGGACTACATGGACACCCTGCGCACCGTGTTAGGAGAACAGCCGTGA
- a CDS encoding ABC transporter ATP-binding protein, with translation MSIDGTAVNTLARVTNVTRRFGEVTALDDVSLEIRSGQIVGLLGPNGAGKSTLLTLLQGLRRPTSGTVELFGGSPQVAANRRLLGCTPQATALPETLRVGEVIDFVGVHFADAVPTPELAEEFGLGDLLRRQTGSLSGGQKRRLSVALAFVGRPRLVLLDEPTTGLDVDARHTLWEAIRRQHDAGATVVITSHYLEEIEALADRVVVIDHGRVLEDDSLATVIARVSLRQVTLESDRLDLIENLPGVVRSRVDAAGTTFYTQDSDALVTELVRSGLPFANLAVRGATLEEAFLTLTEKELV, from the coding sequence GTGAGCATTGACGGAACAGCCGTGAATACCCTCGCCCGTGTCACGAACGTCACCCGCCGCTTCGGCGAGGTGACCGCGCTCGACGACGTGAGCCTCGAGATCCGCTCGGGGCAGATCGTCGGACTGCTCGGCCCGAACGGGGCCGGTAAGTCCACGTTGCTCACCCTGCTGCAGGGACTGCGCCGGCCGACCTCCGGCACGGTCGAGTTGTTCGGCGGCTCGCCGCAGGTCGCGGCCAACCGCCGGTTGCTCGGCTGCACCCCGCAGGCGACCGCGCTGCCCGAGACGCTGCGGGTGGGCGAGGTGATCGACTTCGTCGGGGTGCACTTCGCCGACGCAGTGCCGACGCCGGAGCTCGCGGAGGAGTTCGGCCTCGGCGACCTGCTGCGACGCCAGACCGGGTCGCTCTCCGGCGGCCAGAAGCGGCGGCTCAGCGTCGCGCTCGCCTTCGTCGGACGCCCGAGACTCGTGCTGCTCGACGAACCGACCACCGGGCTGGATGTCGACGCCCGCCACACGCTCTGGGAGGCGATCCGCCGCCAGCACGACGCCGGCGCGACCGTCGTCATCACGAGCCACTACCTCGAAGAGATCGAGGCGCTCGCCGACCGCGTCGTCGTCATCGACCACGGCCGCGTGCTCGAAGACGACAGCCTCGCGACGGTCATCGCCCGGGTGAGCCTGCGCCAGGTGACGCTCGAGTCGGACCGGCTCGATCTCATCGAGAATCTGCCCGGCGTGGTCCGAAGCCGGGTGGATGCCGCGGGCACCACCTTCTACACCCAGGACTCCGACGCTCTCGTGACCGAGCTCGTGCGTTCCGGGCTGCCGTTCGCCAACCTCGCCGTGCGCGGCGCCACCCTCGAAGAAGCGTTCCTCACCCTGACCGAGAAGGAGCTCGTCTGA
- a CDS encoding ABC transporter permease — translation MSVSTLTLAHAKYSLLETARVPIAVIGSLVFPALSLLFFVVPQRAVAENAEWATQAVISLSVFAVLANALFGFGLNIAQSREQPWDPYLRTLPAPGIARVLGHVFSTGLVGVAAIVPVVVLGALLTAAEASWWRVLLGFVAIAASALPFVFIGISVGYSMPAKAAIAVVQVLMFGLAFGGGLFLPPAVFPDWLDAISRFLPSRHAREIVVWAVQGGELPVWAAVGWLLWTVLALGLALLLFRRDEGRRYR, via the coding sequence ATGAGCGTCTCGACTCTCACCCTCGCCCATGCCAAGTACTCGCTGCTCGAGACCGCGCGCGTGCCGATCGCCGTCATCGGCTCGCTCGTCTTCCCCGCGCTCTCGCTCCTCTTCTTCGTCGTGCCCCAGCGGGCGGTCGCCGAGAACGCGGAGTGGGCGACGCAGGCGGTCATCTCGCTCAGCGTGTTCGCCGTGCTCGCCAACGCGCTCTTCGGCTTCGGCCTGAACATCGCGCAGAGCCGCGAGCAGCCGTGGGACCCGTATCTGCGCACCCTCCCCGCGCCCGGCATCGCCCGTGTGCTCGGACACGTGTTCTCCACCGGCCTCGTCGGCGTGGCGGCGATCGTGCCCGTCGTGGTGCTCGGGGCCCTGCTCACCGCGGCCGAGGCGAGCTGGTGGCGTGTCCTGCTGGGATTCGTCGCGATCGCGGCATCCGCCCTGCCCTTCGTCTTTATCGGCATCAGCGTGGGCTACTCGATGCCGGCCAAGGCGGCGATCGCGGTGGTGCAGGTGCTGATGTTCGGGCTCGCCTTCGGCGGGGGGTTGTTCCTGCCGCCAGCGGTGTTCCCCGACTGGCTGGACGCGATCTCGCGGTTCCTCCCGTCGCGGCACGCCCGCGAGATCGTGGTCTGGGCGGTGCAGGGCGGCGAGCTGCCCGTCTGGGCGGCGGTCGGCTGGCTGCTCTGGACCGTGCTCGCACTCGGGCTGGCGCTGCTGCTGTTTCGGCGCGACGAGGGACGCCGGTACCGCTGA